Proteins encoded together in one Falco peregrinus isolate bFalPer1 chromosome 2, bFalPer1.pri, whole genome shotgun sequence window:
- the MFSD6L gene encoding major facilitator superfamily domain-containing protein 6-like, with product MEQSRGTAPPKGVLKPAGCCLPMPCFGLIRSEALPLCAALRCCCVAEPAPRDVGVAMAPVMLSARARDTTRGTARWGARPRPARRRSPPGRQAALSPPARRLLATGRAAGAGRAPRRAGAAARPGGAERGPQVRVRSPVPAGGACGGAMSQQWDVGRALALSGLFRVLQGAGRACAAPFLTLYLRHLGLPAALVGVVAGARGLAAALGAPLCSRCPRGRRQRRLLVAGCLLGSAAAGLLLTLVPPAPGAAGGRLCSGSRQPGRTGAAAGTDAALSVGAGSKEPVGTASAALTASGGAAVSSPASQGPAGRPGALGGSGRGAGEDGEDGTRTNVSWDGPSGWAASVTAVNQDTREAGMLPSYRPPSPGVRNETSSLAPAVTDLAGNAEGSLYATESNEPSLFNITLPTVGDTNVPGNLSDHQKDTRGVSFEAVQYIFLDREHQIFLIVLGIVVLWELLATSLEWTVDESLYEYLDFVDATDRYARLWIWNYLGASVGACGIAIFVDHLNCFLSATITRLAVHFYGYALLITLSLLITVFFPIHVPKKADRVNKTAKALALLWSDSQAILYTITVFLTGMAGSVVHNFLFWQMQDQGSSELYMGLFVAVGLLAEFLLYFFKGKLLRTFSSSKIVAVSLSLLAIQLLCYSFLWTVWSALLIQILSAFSSGALWWAVNMTVDDIATPGMERSLHTVLQGLCYGGGASLGSFAGGFVVKYFGLAVLYRVCCVCLVLWLFLFLIVQSKLPRQKKINYSRLLAADSSDMSDSDEENERDWLVKAMKDESFNRNWSQKHGIS from the coding sequence ATGGAGCAGAGCCGGGGAACAGCCCCTCCGAAGGGTGTTCTAAAGCCAGCAGGATGCTGTCTCCCCATGCCTTGCTTTGGGCTCATCAGAAGCGAGGCTCTGCCGCTTTGTGCTGCGCTGCGCTGCTGTTGTGTCGCGGAACCAGCTCCGCGGGATGTCGGTGTCGCGATGGCCCCCGTGATGCTGTCGGCACGGGCCCGTGACACGACACGCGGCACAGCCCGCTggggcgcccggccccgccccgcccggcgccgctCTCCTCCCGGCCGCCAGGCGGCGCtgtccccccccgcccgccgtCTCCTGGCAACGGGCCGGGCGGCAGGtgcgggccgggccccgcggcgggcaggtgcggcagcgcggcccggtggggcggagcggggcccgCAGGTGCGCGTCCGCTCGCCGGTGCCCGCGGGAGGAGCATGCGGCGGCGCCATGAGCCAACAGTGGGACGTCGGCCGGGCGCTGGCCCTCTCGGGCCTGTTCCGTGTGCTGCAGGGCGCGGGCCGGGCCTGCGCCGCCCCGTTTCTGACGCTGTACCTGCGGCACCTGGGGCTGCCCGCCGCGCTGGTGGGCGTCGTGGCCGGCGCCCGGGGCCTGGCGGCCGCGCTCGGGGCCCCGCTCTGCTcccgctgcccccgcggccgccgccagCGGCGCCTCCTGGTCGCCGGCTGCCTGCTGGGCTcggcggcggccgggctgcTGCTCACCCTGGTCCCGCCGgcccccggggccgcgggggggcggCTCTGCAGCGGCAGCCGGCAGCCGGGCCGCACCGGGGCTGCCGCCGGCACCGACGCCGCTCTGAGCGTCGGTGCTGGGTCGAAAGAACCGGTGGGAACGGCTTCTGCAGCCCTGACAGCGAGCGGGGGGGCAGCGGTGAGCAGCCCTGCCTCCCAggggccggccggccggccAGGTGCGCTCGGCGGCAGCGGCAGAGGGGCCGGTGAGGACGGTGAGGATGGCACAAGGACAAACGTCTCCTGGGATGGTCCCTCGGGCTGGGCAGCCTCGGTGACAGCAGTTAACCAGGATACCCGGGAAGCAGGGATGCTGCCCTCCTACAGACCCCCCTCACCGGGAGTCAGGAATGAAACCAGCAGTCTGGCTCCCGCTGTAACAGACCTGGCTGGGAATGCTGAAGGCAGCCTTTATGCTACTGAAAGTAATGAGCCCTCGTTGTTTAACATAACTCTTCCTACTGTTGGAGATACTAATGTGCCTGGGAACCTTTCAGACCACCAGAAAGACACTCGAGGTGTCAGCTTCGAGGCAGTGCAATACATCTTTCTGGACAGAGAGCATCAGATTTTTCTTATCGTACTGGGTATTGTTGTGCTTTGGGAACTGCTGGCTACCTCTCTGGAATGGACAGTAGATGAGAGTCTCTATGAATATCTCGACTTTGTTGATGCGACTGACAGGTATGCCAGGCTGTGGATTTGGAATTACCTGGGTGCATCTGTAGGTGCCTGCGGCATTGCCATATTTGTGGATCACCTGAATTGCTTCCTCAGCGCTACAATCACTCGCCTCGCTGTCCACTTCTATGGCTACGCACTCCTGATAACGCTGTCATTGCTCATCACTGTCTTTTTTCCCATCCACGTTCCCAAGAAAGCTGACCGTGTTAACAAAACGGCCAAAGCCCTGGCCCTACTGTGGAGCGACAGCCAAGCAATCCTGTACACCATCACCGTCTTCCTCACTGGCATGGCTGGCTCTGTGGTGCACAACTTTCTCTTCTGGCAGATGCAGGACCAAGGCAGCAGTGAGCTGTACATGGGGCTTTTCGTGGCCGTTGGGCTCCTGGctgaatttttgctttatttcttcaaaGGGAAGTTGCTGAGGACTTTCTCGAGCAGCAAAATTGTTGCAGTCAGTCTAAGCCTCCTGGCAATCCAGCTTCTGTGCTACTCCTTCTTGTGGACTGTGTGGTCAGCTCTCCTTATTCAGATTTTATCCGCCTTCAGTAGTGGTGCTTTGTGGTGGGCGGTTAACATGACGGTGGATGACATAGCCACGCCAGGCATGGAGAGGTCCCTGCACACTGTTCTCCAGGGCCTCTGCTATGGTGGAGGAGCAAGCTTGGGCAGTTTTGCAGGAGGATTTGTCGTGAAATACTTTGGCCTGGCAGTTCTGTACAGGGTGTGCTGCGTGTGCCTGGTGCTGTGGctcttcttatttttaattgtcCAATCTAAATTGCCAcggcagaaaaaaattaattattctcgCCTCCTGGCTGCTGATTCCAGTGATATGAGTGACTCTGATGAGGAGAACGAGAGGGACTGGCTGGTAAAAGCTATGAAGGATGAAAGCTTTAACAGGAATTGGTCACAAAAGCATGGGATCAGCTAA